One segment of Bradyrhizobium sp. CB2312 DNA contains the following:
- the gspG gene encoding type II secretion system major pseudopilin GspG, translating into MTKHPSSSRGRRRAGRGEAGFTLVEMLVVITIIGMIMALVGPRVLNYLSESKAKAAKIQIESFSSALDLYYLDLGRYPTSNEGLTALTRSNNQAGWNGPYLRGGMVPNDPWGHLYVYRSPGASSPYEIISLGSDGQEGGSGTAADIVSGAR; encoded by the coding sequence GTGACTAAACATCCATCGTCAAGCCGCGGCCGGCGGCGCGCAGGCCGAGGCGAAGCCGGCTTCACGCTCGTCGAGATGCTGGTCGTCATCACCATCATCGGGATGATCATGGCGCTGGTCGGCCCGCGGGTGCTGAACTATCTCAGCGAGTCCAAGGCGAAGGCGGCGAAGATCCAGATCGAGAGCTTTTCCAGTGCGCTCGATCTCTATTACCTCGATCTCGGCCGCTATCCGACGTCGAACGAGGGCCTCACCGCGCTGACCCGTAGCAACAACCAGGCGGGCTGGAACGGGCCCTATTTGCGCGGCGGCATGGTGCCGAACGATCCCTGGGGTCACCTCTACGTCTATCGCTCTCCGGGCGCGAGCTCGCCTTACGAGATCATCTCGCTCGGATCGGACGGTCAGGAAGGCGGCAGTGGAACGGCGGCCGACATTGTCAGCGGCGCGCGCTGA
- a CDS encoding type II secretion system protein GspK, with protein MSRPAQNCAELRDPRGFIVVAVLWMLAALATLALIYLTYVTNTAVTVAVSADRLQTDALINAGLELTAYRLSAQNEAVRPTSGTFNARLGAGRVSVTFRSEAARVDLNMAPKPMLAGLMTALGVSASDAPVYADRILAWRTSTEAGQDNPEDSYYRTFGAPYLPRHAPFPHSDELWLVRGIPAAVIERVLPFVTVFSNMRTVNLLDAAPQVLAALPGMTPETLQQVLRDRTDPKVDPRSLVSLAGSANATTDGSRAYRLTVVAEAPSHRRNSAEIVILLLEGSDEPYRVLSWHNAYDGSAGKPL; from the coding sequence GTGAGCCGCCCGGCGCAGAATTGCGCAGAGCTGCGCGATCCCCGCGGCTTCATCGTCGTCGCGGTGCTCTGGATGCTGGCGGCGCTGGCGACGCTCGCGCTGATCTATCTGACCTATGTCACCAACACGGCCGTGACCGTCGCCGTTAGCGCCGACCGGTTGCAGACCGATGCGCTGATCAATGCCGGGCTCGAGCTCACGGCCTACCGGCTCTCGGCGCAGAACGAAGCCGTGCGTCCAACCAGCGGCACCTTCAATGCCCGGCTCGGCGCCGGCCGAGTCAGCGTGACGTTCCGCTCGGAGGCCGCGCGCGTCGATCTCAACATGGCGCCGAAGCCGATGCTGGCGGGCCTGATGACGGCGCTCGGCGTCTCCGCGAGCGATGCGCCGGTCTATGCCGACCGGATCCTCGCCTGGCGCACCTCGACGGAGGCTGGCCAGGACAATCCGGAGGATTCCTACTACCGCACGTTCGGCGCGCCCTATCTGCCGCGTCATGCGCCGTTTCCGCACAGTGACGAGCTCTGGCTCGTGCGCGGCATTCCGGCGGCCGTCATCGAGCGTGTGCTGCCCTTCGTCACGGTGTTCAGCAACATGCGGACGGTGAATTTGCTCGACGCCGCGCCGCAGGTGCTGGCGGCGCTGCCGGGCATGACGCCCGAGACGCTGCAACAGGTGCTGCGCGACCGCACGGACCCCAAGGTCGATCCGCGCTCCCTGGTCAGCCTCGCCGGCAGTGCCAATGCGACGACCGACGGCTCGCGGGCATACCGGCTGACGGTCGTGGCCGAGGCGCCGTCGCATCGGCGCAACTCGGCCGAGATCGTCATCCTGCTTCTCGAAGGCAGCGATGAGCCATATCGTGTATTGTCGTGGCACAACGCCTATGACGGCTCTGCCGGAAAGCCACTGTGA
- a CDS encoding prepilin-type N-terminal cleavage/methylation domain-containing protein, with protein sequence MERRPTLSAARAEGLVDARGFALIEILCVLAIIGLLAAIILPAVPHTTTRAKLESYAVETAALLKADRNAALRRQTRVTTTVDAEARAIRSGVTGQIIRLPRDVVVAATLASRCADRAAGQSIDFFPSGMSCGGTIALARPGMGYEVRVNWLTGGVEIVPQKLL encoded by the coding sequence GTGGAACGGCGGCCGACATTGTCAGCGGCGCGCGCTGAGGGTCTCGTCGACGCGCGCGGCTTCGCGCTGATCGAGATCCTGTGCGTGCTTGCCATCATCGGCTTGCTCGCGGCGATCATCCTGCCGGCTGTCCCGCACACGACGACGCGCGCCAAGCTGGAGAGCTATGCGGTCGAGACCGCAGCCCTGCTGAAAGCCGACCGCAACGCGGCGCTGCGCCGGCAGACCAGGGTGACGACCACGGTGGATGCGGAGGCGCGTGCGATCCGTTCCGGCGTCACCGGGCAAATCATCCGCCTGCCCCGCGATGTGGTCGTGGCGGCGACGCTGGCCTCGCGCTGTGCCGACCGGGCGGCGGGGCAGTCGATCGATTTCTTTCCGTCGGGCATGTCGTGCGGCGGCACGATCGCGCTGGCGCGGCCCGGCATGGGCTATGAGGTGCGCGTCAACTGGCTGACCGGAGGCGTCGAGATTGTCCCGCAGAAGCTGCTCTGA
- a CDS encoding type II secretion system F family protein, translating into MPNYRYRALNANGELISGAIAAPAPGDVGPRIERLGLVLVDNVTPEEGGAAAGVFSLFNKPKPEDVTIFTRDLALLLRAGARINDGLELLAADPDFGRLRPVVADIRSRVVSGESFAEALARHEGLFPPMYIALVRVGEASGSLDQVLEVLAGERARGEALRRRLSDAIRYPIFVLGAAGCVLLFFLSFVLPQFASVLQDFGAKVDPVVGVFLSISTFLRSNSDTMLAGLAATIVAVWLLLRQQRIRRGITNAIVRLPAIRNVMSAYRTALFCRNLGLLLGSGVNLTTTLRILIDMMATTGPSAVWSDAADRVRHGSKLSDALAETEALPAMAVRMLRLGDETGQLPMLSGRVAEFYETKLQRTLDRAVGIAGPAAIIAISLVVGGLITSVMTALMSVSQIVG; encoded by the coding sequence ATGCCGAACTATCGCTACCGCGCGCTCAATGCCAACGGCGAACTGATCTCCGGCGCCATTGCCGCGCCCGCGCCGGGCGACGTCGGGCCGCGGATCGAGCGGCTTGGCCTCGTGCTGGTCGACAACGTCACGCCGGAGGAGGGCGGCGCGGCCGCCGGCGTCTTCAGCCTGTTCAACAAGCCGAAGCCGGAAGACGTCACCATCTTCACCCGCGACCTCGCGCTGTTGCTGCGCGCCGGCGCCCGCATCAACGACGGATTGGAACTGCTCGCGGCTGATCCCGATTTCGGTCGGCTGCGCCCGGTCGTGGCCGACATCCGTTCGCGCGTGGTTTCAGGCGAAAGCTTTGCCGAGGCGCTGGCGCGGCACGAGGGACTGTTCCCGCCGATGTATATCGCGCTGGTCCGGGTTGGCGAAGCCTCGGGATCCCTCGATCAGGTGCTGGAGGTGTTGGCCGGCGAGCGCGCGCGCGGCGAGGCCCTGCGGCGCCGGCTGTCGGATGCGATCCGCTATCCGATATTCGTGCTCGGTGCTGCCGGCTGCGTGCTGCTGTTCTTCCTCAGCTTCGTGCTGCCGCAGTTTGCCAGCGTGCTGCAGGATTTCGGCGCCAAGGTCGATCCGGTGGTCGGCGTCTTCCTCAGCATCTCGACCTTCCTGCGCAGCAATTCCGACACGATGCTGGCCGGCCTTGCCGCCACGATCGTGGCGGTATGGCTGTTGCTGCGGCAGCAGCGGATCCGCCGCGGCATCACCAATGCGATCGTGCGTCTGCCGGCGATCCGCAACGTGATGAGTGCGTACCGGACGGCGCTGTTCTGCCGCAATCTCGGCCTGCTGCTCGGCAGCGGGGTCAATCTCACCACCACGCTGCGCATCCTGATCGACATGATGGCGACGACCGGACCGTCCGCGGTCTGGAGCGATGCCGCCGACCGCGTTCGCCATGGCTCCAAGCTCTCCGACGCGCTGGCCGAGACCGAGGCACTGCCGGCGATGGCGGTGCGCATGCTGCGGCTCGGCGACGAGACCGGGCAATTGCCGATGCTCTCGGGGCGCGTCGCCGAATTCTACGAAACGAAGTTGCAGCGAACGCTCGACCGTGCGGTCGGCATCGCGGGGCCGGCGGCGATCATCGCGATCTCGCTGGTGGTCGGTGGCCTGATCACCTCGGTGATGACGGCGCTGATGTCGGTGAGCCAGATTGTCGGTTAG
- a CDS encoding general secretion pathway protein GspJ produces the protein MKRLHRTLADEAGFTLLEVLLATLLMTLILAALATVTAQWLPNWNRGIARVQRAERLATGLDRIVADLSVAEQITVNGDAKVPLFDGAELSVTFLRTAIGPSTRPGLEFIRLIEKADSQGLALVRERAPFEPMPSDGQIRFVDQVVLIRAPFRVSFSYAGPDGQWQPTWRGQPQLPDRIRITMRNSATGQVLAVSGAVIPHITAPAECARAKNPATCVAARGGPQQAQKEEQQL, from the coding sequence ATGAAGCGCCTGCACCGCACGCTCGCGGATGAAGCGGGCTTCACCCTGCTAGAAGTGTTGCTCGCGACGCTGCTGATGACGCTCATCCTGGCGGCGCTGGCGACGGTGACGGCGCAATGGCTGCCGAACTGGAATCGCGGCATCGCCCGCGTGCAGCGGGCAGAGCGTCTCGCGACCGGGCTCGACCGCATCGTCGCCGACCTCTCGGTCGCCGAGCAGATCACCGTGAACGGCGATGCCAAGGTGCCGCTGTTCGACGGCGCCGAATTGTCGGTGACCTTCCTGCGCACCGCGATCGGCCCGAGCACGCGGCCGGGCCTCGAGTTCATCCGCCTGATCGAGAAGGCGGACTCGCAGGGGCTGGCGCTGGTGCGCGAGCGCGCGCCGTTCGAGCCGATGCCGAGCGACGGGCAGATCCGCTTTGTCGACCAGGTCGTGCTGATCCGCGCGCCGTTCCGCGTGAGCTTCTCCTATGCCGGGCCGGATGGCCAGTGGCAGCCGACCTGGCGCGGCCAGCCGCAGCTGCCGGATCGCATCCGCATCACCATGCGCAACAGCGCCACCGGGCAGGTGCTCGCGGTTTCGGGCGCGGTGATCCCGCACATCACGGCGCCCGCCGAATGCGCGCGGGCCAAGAATCCGGCGACCTGCGTCGCGGCGCGCGGCGGGCCGCAACAGGCGCAGAAAGAGGAGCAGCAATTGTGA
- a CDS encoding prepilin-type N-terminal cleavage/methylation domain-containing protein: MSRRSCSDGAAGFTLIEALVALAIFVAVLGTIGSVIATTAKGTRSIDQRLALAGTAERLLADLPPRALLKPGRQSGELAGSRWRVDIAPMNVPGDDPAANRFVPMAVNLRLQRADGAAIQITTVKLVPRATQ, encoded by the coding sequence TTGTCCCGCAGAAGCTGCTCTGACGGCGCCGCCGGCTTCACCCTGATCGAGGCGCTGGTGGCGCTCGCGATCTTCGTGGCCGTGCTCGGAACCATCGGCTCGGTCATCGCCACGACGGCGAAGGGCACGCGTTCGATCGACCAGCGTCTGGCGCTGGCCGGCACCGCCGAGCGGCTGCTCGCGGATCTGCCGCCGCGGGCCTTGCTCAAGCCGGGCCGGCAGAGCGGCGAGCTGGCCGGCAGCCGCTGGCGCGTCGACATCGCGCCGATGAACGTGCCGGGCGACGATCCCGCCGCCAACCGCTTCGTGCCGATGGCCGTCAATCTGCGCCTCCAGCGCGCCGACGGGGCCGCGATCCAGATCACAACGGTGAAGCTGGTGCCGAGGGCCACACAATGA